From a region of the Deinococcus terrestris genome:
- a CDS encoding histidine phosphatase family protein, producing the protein MPADRLFLVRHGQTASNVAQTLGASHDDPLDEVGEAQAQAVAAHFAGLYLEAPAVYASPFRRARQTAQAIADALCVPMTVLPGVQEIEVGPLWHGRPYTHLVTHVAELDLSDGTFGFQGGETLEGVADRFLAALEQPLTAAETPIVVSHGGALTAVLARLLDQEIRTLWHDQRYSHRNTAVTELEQTEEGWQAVRLGDTGHLSTR; encoded by the coding sequence ATGCCCGCCGACCGCCTCTTTCTCGTCCGCCACGGCCAGACCGCCAGCAACGTTGCGCAAACCCTCGGCGCGAGCCACGACGACCCCCTGGACGAGGTGGGGGAAGCGCAGGCGCAGGCAGTCGCCGCCCACTTCGCCGGGCTGTACCTGGAGGCTCCCGCCGTCTACGCCAGCCCTTTCCGACGTGCCCGGCAGACCGCGCAGGCCATCGCGGACGCGCTATGCGTCCCCATGACCGTGCTCCCCGGCGTGCAGGAGATTGAGGTCGGCCCGCTGTGGCACGGCCGCCCCTATACCCACCTCGTCACGCATGTGGCCGAACTTGACCTGTCGGACGGGACCTTCGGGTTTCAGGGCGGTGAGACGCTGGAAGGGGTGGCCGACCGTTTCTTGGCCGCCCTGGAGCAACCACTCACTGCGGCTGAGACACCCATCGTTGTTTCTCACGGCGGGGCGCTCACTGCCGTCCTCGCTCGCCTGCTGGATCAGGAGATCCGGACCCTGTGGCACGACCAGCGGTACAGCCACCGCAATACCGCTGTCACCGAGCTGGAGCAGACTGAAGAGGGCTGGCAGGCTGTACGTCTGGGCGATACAGGCCATCTGTCCACTCGATAA
- a CDS encoding spheroidene monooxygenase, with protein MSPLVTLTVNRYPPAQAWRGWRRMGADPLHLRRVPGLTFFRMMGTGRGDSLTLGADFRRWARLAVWRDEAAFREFEASPWRQRERAHLTESGTLLLRPLRSKGRWGGREPFGFPTTDAPIGPLAVLTRAAIRPARLRAFWSAVPASQGGLHTHPGLLLTLGLGDVPLLSQATFSVWRDAASVKAYAYAGAGHREAIARTRREDWYSEELFARFELLAAEGDGLGLTLPSR; from the coding sequence GTGTCCCCCCTCGTCACCCTGACGGTCAACCGTTACCCACCCGCGCAGGCGTGGCGCGGCTGGCGGCGGATGGGGGCCGACCCCCTGCACCTGCGCCGGGTGCCCGGCCTGACCTTCTTCCGCATGATGGGCACGGGCCGGGGCGACAGCCTGACCCTGGGGGCCGACTTCCGGCGCTGGGCGCGGCTGGCGGTGTGGAGGGACGAGGCGGCCTTCCGGGAGTTCGAGGCGTCCCCGTGGCGTCAGCGCGAACGGGCACACCTGACAGAGAGCGGCACCCTCCTCCTGCGCCCGCTGCGGTCGAAAGGTCGCTGGGGAGGCCGCGAACCCTTCGGTTTCCCCACCACCGATGCCCCTATCGGCCCCCTCGCCGTCCTCACCCGCGCCGCCATTCGCCCTGCCCGCCTCCGCGCCTTCTGGTCCGCCGTGCCCGCCTCGCAAGGCGGCCTGCATACCCACCCCGGCCTGCTGCTGACGCTGGGCCTGGGCGACGTGCCCCTGCTCTCCCAGGCCACCTTCAGCGTGTGGCGGGACGCCGCGAGCGTGAAGGCTTACGCCTACGCCGGAGCCGGACACCGCGAGGCCATCGCCCGCACCCGGCGCGAGGACTGGTATTCCGAAGAACTCTTCGCCCGCTTTGAGCTGCTGGCCGCCGAGGGCGACGGGCTGGGGCTGACCCTCCCATCCCGCTAG
- the uvrC gene encoding excinuclease ABC subunit UvrC, whose product MHLDDLPVLPASPGVYIFRKGGTPIYIGKAVNLRSRVGQHFKAGGKSGKFTALADTLEFITARNEVEALVLEANLIKQHRPHYNVLLKDDKHYPFLKLTNEEFPMLVVTRRVLKDGASYYGPYPDASAVRRVKHLIDTMFPLRKNSGLPLQKKPRPCLNYHMGRCLGPCVDAADPGEYRRVVEDVQALLEGRAAPVLARLREDMKVAARALDFEQAARVRDRVNAVEKLFGTEQHAFVSEETDLDFLGVAQAGEYAMVQLFRMRGGRVVGRDKRFLTDAEGGGDLGEILGAFVQDYYAQATHVPPLILLPAEYEDAPAWSALLSERAGRRVEMRTPKRGDKVDLVDMAQRNAQTGLESELALLERRGDHPGLDALREVLALPERPWRIEGYDNSNLFGTNIVSGMVVFEGGRSRRGEHRRFKVRGLEQPDDYAAMNQTITRRFTGSLSDKLPLPDLILIDGGRGQVNAALDALRAADVRVPVVGLAKREERIILPGRYGAQWWLESGTEVGVDRELLLPHTHPALRVLIGVRDEVHNYAVTYHRKLRGEGMLRSVFDDLPGIGQKRRDALLEHFTSLEDLAAAPVEQIARVPGMSLRAAQSVKDFLQARAANGTPA is encoded by the coding sequence GTGCATCTTGACGACCTGCCCGTGCTGCCCGCCTCGCCCGGCGTGTACATCTTCCGCAAGGGGGGCACGCCCATCTATATCGGCAAGGCGGTGAATCTGCGCTCGCGGGTGGGGCAGCATTTCAAGGCCGGGGGCAAGAGCGGCAAGTTCACGGCGCTCGCGGACACGCTGGAATTCATCACGGCGCGGAACGAGGTGGAAGCCTTGGTGCTGGAGGCCAACCTCATCAAGCAGCACCGCCCGCACTACAACGTGCTGCTCAAGGACGACAAGCACTACCCGTTCCTGAAGCTGACGAACGAGGAATTCCCGATGCTGGTGGTCACCCGGCGGGTCCTCAAAGACGGGGCGAGCTACTACGGGCCGTACCCGGATGCCTCGGCGGTGCGGCGGGTCAAGCACCTGATCGACACGATGTTTCCGCTGCGGAAGAACTCGGGACTGCCCCTCCAGAAAAAGCCCCGGCCCTGCCTGAACTACCACATGGGCCGCTGCCTGGGGCCGTGCGTGGACGCCGCCGACCCCGGCGAGTACCGGCGGGTGGTGGAGGACGTGCAGGCGCTGCTGGAGGGCCGGGCGGCCCCGGTCCTCGCCCGGCTGCGCGAGGACATGAAGGTGGCGGCGCGGGCGCTGGATTTCGAGCAGGCGGCGCGGGTGCGCGACCGGGTGAACGCGGTGGAGAAGCTGTTCGGCACCGAGCAGCACGCCTTCGTGTCGGAGGAGACGGACCTCGACTTTCTGGGGGTCGCGCAGGCGGGCGAGTACGCGATGGTGCAACTGTTCCGGATGCGCGGCGGGCGGGTGGTGGGGCGCGACAAGCGCTTCCTGACCGACGCGGAGGGGGGCGGCGACCTCGGGGAGATTCTGGGGGCCTTCGTGCAGGACTACTACGCGCAGGCCACGCACGTGCCGCCGCTGATCCTGCTGCCCGCCGAGTACGAGGACGCGCCCGCGTGGAGTGCGCTGCTCAGCGAGCGGGCGGGGCGACGGGTGGAGATGCGGACCCCCAAGCGCGGGGACAAGGTGGACCTGGTGGACATGGCGCAGCGCAACGCGCAGACCGGGCTGGAATCGGAACTCGCGCTGCTGGAGCGCCGGGGCGACCATCCGGGGCTGGACGCCTTGCGGGAGGTGCTCGCGCTCCCCGAGCGGCCCTGGCGCATCGAGGGCTACGACAACTCCAACCTGTTCGGCACGAACATCGTCTCAGGCATGGTGGTCTTCGAGGGCGGGCGCTCACGCCGGGGCGAGCACCGCCGCTTCAAGGTGCGCGGGCTGGAGCAGCCGGACGATTACGCGGCGATGAACCAGACGATCACCCGGCGGTTCACGGGGTCGCTCTCGGACAAGTTGCCGCTGCCGGACCTGATCCTGATCGACGGGGGGCGCGGGCAGGTGAACGCGGCGCTGGACGCTTTGCGGGCCGCCGACGTGCGGGTGCCGGTGGTGGGCCTCGCCAAGCGGGAGGAGCGGATCATCCTGCCGGGGCGCTACGGGGCGCAGTGGTGGCTGGAGTCCGGCACCGAGGTCGGGGTGGACCGCGAACTGCTGCTGCCGCACACCCATCCGGCGCTGCGGGTGTTGATCGGCGTGCGCGACGAGGTGCACAACTACGCGGTGACGTACCACCGCAAGCTGCGCGGGGAGGGGATGTTGCGGAGCGTCTTTGACGACCTGCCGGGCATCGGGCAAAAAAGGCGGGATGCGCTGCTGGAGCACTTCACCAGTCTGGAAGACCTGGCGGCCGCGCCCGTCGAGCAGATCGCGCGGGTGCCGGGGATGTCGCTGCGGGCGGCGCAGAGCGTGAAGGACTTCCTTCAGGCGCGGGCGGCGAACGGGACTCCGGCGTAG
- a CDS encoding aspartate kinase, with amino-acid sequence MAHSLLVMKFGGTNMQGAAAIRHSASLAARSIREGAKVVVVVSAMAGVTNGLLRLAEAAQGGDIATANDEIAAMRTRHFTAAQDLGATPDSATVREIRELHETLRQAVYGVYLLRELTPRSRDLIVAFGERLSAPLMALALGGQGYQAHHLTGGQAGIVTDEHFGNARPLPGSYERIGDRLGGLLDAGITPVVAGFMGENEEGAITTLGRGGTDFSATIIGKALHADEVWAWKDVDGVMSADPRVVPDARNIERLSYGEVMELAYFGAKVLHPLAVTPLQESGIPLRVKSAADPDFPGTLVGAEADGDAAHPVKAVTAIRGVSLINVTGAGVLGVPEVVASLFAAIARENITLLMVSQSSSMSNVSLAVQSADARRTLAALRGGMTGELKVEEQPGVAVLAIVGAGMRGQKGVAARLFSALAGEDVNILMISQGSSELNISVAIDAAEVDTATRAVHAAFGLGQEAGATA; translated from the coding sequence ATGGCGCATTCCCTCCTGGTGATGAAGTTCGGCGGCACCAACATGCAAGGCGCGGCGGCCATCCGCCACAGCGCCAGTCTCGCGGCCCGGTCCATCCGGGAGGGCGCGAAGGTGGTCGTGGTCGTCTCCGCGATGGCGGGCGTGACCAACGGGCTGCTGCGCCTCGCCGAGGCCGCGCAGGGCGGCGACATCGCCACCGCCAACGACGAGATCGCCGCGATGCGCACCCGCCATTTCACAGCCGCGCAGGACCTCGGCGCTACGCCCGACTCGGCCACCGTGCGCGAAATCCGCGAGCTGCACGAAACCCTGCGCCAGGCTGTCTACGGCGTCTACCTCCTGCGCGAACTCACCCCGCGCAGCCGTGACCTGATCGTGGCCTTCGGCGAGCGCCTCTCGGCGCCCCTGATGGCCCTCGCGCTGGGCGGGCAGGGCTATCAGGCCCACCACCTCACCGGGGGGCAGGCGGGCATCGTCACCGACGAGCACTTCGGCAACGCCCGGCCCCTTCCCGGCAGCTACGAGCGCATCGGCGACCGCCTCGGCGGGCTGCTCGACGCCGGAATCACCCCGGTCGTCGCGGGCTTCATGGGCGAGAACGAGGAGGGGGCGATCACCACCCTGGGGCGCGGCGGCACCGACTTCTCGGCCACCATCATTGGCAAGGCGCTGCATGCGGATGAGGTCTGGGCCTGGAAGGACGTGGACGGCGTGATGAGCGCCGACCCCCGCGTGGTGCCTGACGCCCGCAACATCGAGCGCCTCAGCTACGGCGAGGTGATGGAACTCGCCTACTTCGGGGCCAAGGTGCTGCACCCGCTGGCCGTCACCCCCCTTCAGGAAAGCGGTATCCCCCTGCGGGTCAAGAGCGCGGCCGACCCCGACTTCCCCGGCACCCTCGTCGGCGCGGAGGCGGACGGAGACGCGGCTCACCCCGTCAAGGCGGTCACCGCCATCCGGGGCGTCAGCCTGATCAACGTGACCGGGGCGGGGGTGCTGGGCGTGCCGGAGGTCGTCGCCAGCCTCTTCGCCGCCATCGCCCGCGAGAACATCACCCTCCTGATGGTGTCCCAGAGCAGCTCCATGAGCAACGTCTCGCTCGCCGTCCAGAGCGCCGACGCCCGCCGCACCCTCGCCGCCCTGCGCGGCGGCATGACCGGCGAACTGAAGGTGGAAGAGCAGCCCGGCGTCGCGGTTCTCGCCATCGTGGGGGCCGGGATGCGCGGGCAGAAGGGGGTGGCCGCCCGCCTCTTCTCCGCCCTCGCGGGCGAGGACGTGAACATCCTGATGATCAGCCAGGGCTCCTCCGAGCTGAACATCAGCGTCGCCATCGACGCCGCCGAGGTGGACACCGCCACCCGCGCCGTCCACGCGGCCTTCGGGCTGGGGCAGGAGGCCGGGGCAACGGCCTAG
- a CDS encoding YceI family protein: MTRSRGMVGGLLGLMLAGLALAAPRPYAAAGGAATFEHRVRVVNVRGTIAGVTAQVQLDPADLAATRGRVTVPLSALKTGIGLRDRHAQGEVALDTARYPNATFVLEGLTGGRLLEGQTLSTTASGRLTVKATTRPLSVPVKATLRGGRVEVSTQFKFDPSDFDVRYPGSSDNVTVGVTFTLAATP, translated from the coding sequence ATGACGCGCTCACGTGGGATGGTGGGAGGGCTGCTGGGACTGATGCTCGCGGGGCTGGCCCTGGCCGCGCCCCGGCCTTATGCGGCGGCGGGGGGCGCCGCGACCTTCGAGCACCGGGTGCGGGTCGTGAACGTGCGGGGCACCATCGCGGGCGTGACGGCGCAGGTGCAACTGGACCCCGCCGACCTCGCGGCGACGCGGGGCCGCGTGACGGTGCCGCTGAGCGCGTTGAAGACAGGCATCGGGCTCCGCGACCGGCACGCACAGGGCGAGGTCGCGCTGGACACCGCCCGCTATCCCAATGCCACTTTCGTGTTGGAGGGGCTCACGGGCGGGCGCCTGCTGGAGGGGCAGACCCTCAGCACCACGGCCAGCGGGCGCCTCACGGTCAAGGCGACCACCCGGCCCCTGAGTGTGCCCGTCAAGGCGACCCTGCGCGGTGGGCGGGTGGAGGTCAGCACCCAGTTCAAGTTCGACCCTTCCGACTTTGACGTGCGCTACCCCGGCAGCAGCGACAACGTGACCGTGGGCGTGACGTTCACCCTCGCGGCGACGCCGTAG
- the gap gene encoding type I glyceraldehyde-3-phosphate dehydrogenase: MKVGINGFGRIGRLVFRILVARGIDVVAINDLTDNKTLATLLKYDSTAGKFDGTVEYDDESLTVNGQKIHALAERDPAGIKWGEMGADIVIESTGIFTDREGASKHIAGGAKKVLITAPAKGEDFSIVLGVNEQDYDPANHHIISNASCTTNSLGAPMKLLDEAFGIEKAIMTTVHSYTNDQRVLDLPHKDLRRARAAAVNIIPTSTGAAKAVSQVYPALKGKFDGTSLRVPTPTGSISDVTVILGRDVTADEVNAVFKQAAEGSHRGIIAYTEDPIVLSDIVGDPHSAIIDGGLTMAMGSLVKFFSWYDNEWGYSNRIADLVELVQEKGA, from the coding sequence ATGAAAGTAGGCATCAACGGCTTCGGCCGCATCGGGCGTCTGGTGTTCCGCATTCTGGTGGCACGCGGCATCGACGTCGTGGCGATCAACGACCTGACCGACAACAAGACGCTGGCGACCCTGCTGAAGTACGACTCGACCGCCGGGAAGTTCGACGGGACCGTCGAGTACGACGACGAGAGCCTGACCGTCAACGGCCAGAAGATTCACGCCCTCGCCGAGCGCGACCCCGCGGGCATCAAGTGGGGCGAGATGGGCGCGGACATCGTGATCGAGTCGACCGGCATCTTCACCGACCGCGAGGGGGCGAGCAAGCACATCGCGGGCGGCGCCAAGAAAGTGCTGATCACCGCGCCCGCCAAGGGTGAGGACTTCTCCATCGTGCTGGGCGTCAACGAACAGGACTACGACCCCGCCAACCACCACATCATCTCCAACGCGAGCTGCACCACCAACAGCCTGGGCGCTCCCATGAAGCTGCTGGACGAGGCCTTCGGCATCGAGAAGGCGATCATGACCACCGTGCACTCCTACACCAACGACCAGCGCGTGCTGGACCTCCCGCACAAGGACCTGCGCCGCGCCCGCGCCGCCGCCGTGAACATCATCCCGACCTCCACAGGCGCGGCCAAGGCCGTCTCGCAGGTGTACCCCGCGCTGAAGGGCAAGTTCGACGGCACCTCACTGCGGGTGCCCACTCCCACGGGCTCGATCAGCGACGTGACGGTCATCCTGGGCCGCGACGTGACCGCCGACGAGGTGAACGCGGTCTTCAAGCAGGCCGCCGAGGGCAGCCACAGGGGCATCATCGCCTACACCGAGGACCCCATCGTGCTCTCCGACATCGTGGGCGACCCGCACTCGGCAATTATCGACGGCGGCCTGACGATGGCGATGGGCAGCCTGGTCAAGTTCTTCTCGTGGTACGACAACGAGTGGGGCTACTCCAACCGCATCGCGGACCTGGTGGAACTGGTGCAGGAGAAGGGCGCTTAA
- a CDS encoding phosphoglycerate kinase, whose amino-acid sequence MQTLDQLDVRGRRVLVRVDYNVPVKDGVVQDRTRVTASLTTLRELLDGGASAVLMSHFGRPKNGPEEKYSLGPVVPVLEEELGRPVRFISSLPGSDETLEAVRQLQPGEVALLENVRFEAGEEKNDPELAARLARLGDAFVLDAFGSAHRAHASVSGVAALLPHAAGRLLQREVEALSRLTENPESPYVVIIGGAKVSDKIKVIENLLPQVDRMLIGGGMMFTFIRARGGQIGSSLVEDDQVDYAHGLLEEYGEKLMLPTDAVAADKFAADAQTQVVPADQIPDGWMGLDIGPDTQRAYAEALRGAKTVFWNGPMGVFEFEAFAAGTNAVAEAVANLKDQAYTVVGGGDSVSAINQSGRADQIDHISTGGGASLELLEGKALPGVEAMK is encoded by the coding sequence ATGCAGACCCTCGACCAACTGGATGTCCGGGGCAGGCGCGTCTTGGTGCGCGTGGACTACAACGTGCCGGTGAAGGACGGCGTGGTGCAGGACCGCACCCGCGTCACGGCGAGCCTGACCACCCTGCGCGAACTGCTGGACGGCGGCGCGAGTGCCGTGCTGATGAGCCACTTCGGGCGGCCCAAGAACGGCCCGGAGGAGAAGTACAGCCTGGGGCCGGTCGTGCCCGTGCTGGAAGAGGAGCTGGGGCGGCCGGTGCGCTTTATTTCCAGCTTGCCCGGCAGCGACGAGACGCTGGAGGCGGTGCGGCAACTTCAGCCCGGCGAGGTCGCGCTGCTGGAGAACGTGCGCTTCGAGGCGGGTGAGGAGAAGAATGACCCCGAGCTGGCGGCGCGGCTGGCCCGGCTGGGCGACGCCTTTGTGCTGGACGCCTTCGGGAGCGCCCACCGTGCCCATGCGTCGGTGAGCGGGGTGGCCGCACTCCTCCCCCACGCGGCGGGGCGGCTGCTTCAGCGCGAGGTGGAAGCACTCTCGCGGCTGACGGAGAATCCCGAGTCCCCCTACGTGGTCATCATCGGCGGGGCGAAGGTCAGCGACAAGATCAAGGTGATCGAGAACCTGCTGCCGCAGGTGGACCGAATGCTGATCGGCGGCGGGATGATGTTCACCTTCATCCGAGCGCGGGGCGGGCAGATCGGGAGCAGCCTGGTCGAGGACGATCAGGTGGACTACGCCCATGGCCTGCTGGAGGAGTACGGCGAGAAGCTGATGCTCCCGACCGACGCGGTCGCGGCCGATAAGTTCGCAGCCGACGCGCAGACCCAGGTGGTCCCCGCCGACCAGATTCCTGACGGCTGGATGGGGCTGGACATCGGGCCGGACACGCAGCGGGCGTATGCGGAGGCGCTGCGGGGAGCGAAGACCGTCTTCTGGAACGGGCCGATGGGCGTGTTCGAGTTCGAGGCGTTCGCGGCGGGGACCAACGCGGTCGCGGAAGCGGTCGCCAACCTGAAGGATCAAGCGTACACGGTTGTGGGCGGTGGCGATTCGGTCAGCGCGATCAACCAGAGTGGCCGCGCGGACCAGATTGACCACATCAGCACGGGCGGCGGCGCCAGCCTGGAACTGCTGGAGGGTAAGGCGCTGCCCGGCGTGGAGGCGATGAAATGA
- the tpiA gene encoding triose-phosphate isomerase, giving the protein MTAAPGGPRTLLALNWKMNKTPTEARAWGRELAGEYRPGIRGKAEVAVMAPAISLYGLKEALPGGVDIGGQDVSAHESGAYTGEISAAMLRDAECTYVIVGHSERREYHGETDAVVAAKARQAQAHGLTPIVCVGEGLEVRERGEHVAHTLAQLRGSLEGVDERVVVAYEPVWAIGTGKTATADDAEEMAAAIRGALAEQYGALALGLRVLYGGSVKPDNVASICGQPNVNGALVGGASLKVEDVLGLLAALE; this is encoded by the coding sequence ATGACGGCTGCACCTGGGGGACCGCGCACGCTCCTGGCCCTGAACTGGAAGATGAACAAGACCCCGACCGAGGCCCGCGCCTGGGGCCGCGAGTTGGCCGGAGAGTACCGTCCGGGCATCCGGGGCAAGGCGGAAGTGGCCGTGATGGCCCCGGCGATCAGCCTCTATGGCCTGAAAGAAGCCCTGCCCGGCGGTGTGGACATCGGCGGGCAGGATGTCAGCGCCCACGAATCCGGCGCCTACACGGGCGAGATCAGTGCGGCGATGCTGCGCGACGCCGAATGCACCTACGTCATCGTGGGCCACTCCGAGCGCCGCGAGTACCACGGCGAGACGGACGCGGTGGTGGCGGCCAAGGCGCGGCAGGCGCAGGCGCACGGCCTCACCCCCATTGTCTGTGTGGGCGAGGGCTTGGAGGTCCGCGAGCGCGGCGAGCATGTCGCGCACACGCTGGCGCAACTGCGCGGCAGCCTGGAGGGCGTGGACGAACGCGTCGTGGTCGCCTACGAACCCGTCTGGGCCATCGGCACCGGCAAGACGGCCACCGCCGACGACGCCGAGGAGATGGCCGCCGCGATTCGCGGGGCGCTGGCCGAGCAGTACGGCGCTCTCGCCCTGGGCCTGCGCGTGCTGTACGGCGGCAGCGTCAAGCCCGACAACGTCGCTTCCATCTGCGGGCAGCCCAATGTGAATGGGGCGCTCGTCGGCGGCGCGAGCCTGAAGGTGGAGGACGTGCTGGGGCTGCTGGCGGCGCTGGAGTAA
- a CDS encoding GntP family permease, translated as MEGFTQTLGAPALLGIGVGAVALLLVLIISLRLHAFVALILVSLITALVAGLPVSGIVDVLVGGFGSTLGSVALLVGLGAMLGRLIETSGGARVLAQTLISRFGERRAPFALGVASLLFGFPIFFDAGLIVMLPVVFAVARRLNEPVLRYGLPVAGAFSVMHVFVPPHPGPVAAADLLGADIGVLIGVGVLVALPTWYLAGYLFGLWAGRRFPISVPDLLSGGPLSTEEPRNPPGAGTVIALLLLPLLLIFGNTGLNALATAGSVDPANPAVQMIRLLGNTPVALLISVLVASIVLGARRGVDKVTLEKLLDSALGPVASVILITGAGGMFGAVLRASGIGDAVSGSLQNLGIPVIAAAFLIAAFLRVAQGSATVALLTAAGLIQPAVAAAGYAGTDLAAVVIAAAAGSVVLSHVNDSGFWLVGRLMNLDIPTTFRTWTVMETLIGVIGFALAWLLFALV; from the coding sequence ATGGAAGGTTTTACCCAGACCCTCGGCGCCCCCGCCCTGCTCGGCATCGGCGTGGGCGCGGTCGCGCTGCTGCTGGTCCTGATCATCTCGCTGCGGCTGCACGCCTTTGTCGCGCTGATCCTGGTCAGCCTGATCACCGCGCTGGTCGCCGGGCTGCCGGTCAGCGGCATCGTGGACGTGCTGGTGGGCGGCTTCGGCAGCACCCTGGGCTCGGTCGCCCTCCTCGTCGGCCTGGGCGCGATGCTGGGGCGCCTGATCGAGACGAGCGGGGGCGCCCGGGTCCTCGCGCAGACCCTGATCTCCCGCTTCGGCGAGCGCCGGGCACCCTTCGCGTTGGGCGTGGCCTCGCTGCTCTTCGGCTTCCCGATCTTCTTCGACGCGGGCCTGATCGTGATGCTGCCCGTCGTCTTCGCGGTCGCCCGGCGCCTGAACGAGCCCGTCTTGCGCTACGGCCTGCCGGTCGCCGGGGCGTTTTCGGTCATGCACGTCTTCGTGCCGCCGCACCCCGGCCCGGTCGCCGCCGCCGACCTGCTGGGCGCGGACATCGGCGTCTTGATCGGGGTGGGCGTCCTCGTCGCCCTGCCCACCTGGTACCTCGCCGGGTACCTCTTCGGGCTGTGGGCGGGGCGGCGCTTTCCCATCTCGGTGCCCGACCTTCTCAGCGGCGGCCCCCTGAGCACCGAAGAACCCCGCAACCCCCCAGGCGCCGGAACCGTGATCGCCCTGCTGCTGCTGCCGCTGCTCCTGATCTTCGGCAACACCGGTCTCAATGCCCTGGCGACTGCCGGAAGCGTGGACCCCGCCAACCCAGCCGTGCAGATGATCCGGCTGCTGGGCAACACGCCGGTCGCCCTGCTGATCTCGGTCCTTGTCGCCTCCATCGTGCTGGGTGCCCGGCGCGGGGTGGACAAGGTCACGCTCGAAAAACTGCTCGACTCCGCCCTCGGCCCGGTTGCCTCGGTCATCCTGATCACCGGCGCGGGCGGGATGTTCGGTGCGGTGCTGCGGGCCTCCGGCATCGGCGACGCCGTATCGGGCAGCCTCCAGAACCTCGGCATCCCGGTGATCGCCGCCGCCTTCCTGATCGCCGCCTTCCTGCGCGTCGCCCAGGGTTCGGCCACCGTCGCCCTGCTCACCGCCGCGGGCCTGATTCAACCCGCCGTCGCCGCCGCCGGGTACGCGGGTACCGACCTCGCCGCCGTCGTGATCGCCGCCGCCGCCGGGTCGGTCGTCCTCTCGCACGTCAACGACTCGGGCTTCTGGCTCGTCGGTCGCCTGATGAACCTCGACATCCCCACCACCTTCAGGACCTGGACGGTGATGGAAACCCTGATCGGCGTGATCGGCTTCGCCCTCGCCTGGCTGCTGTTCGCCCTGGTCTGA